In Rana temporaria chromosome 3, aRanTem1.1, whole genome shotgun sequence, a single window of DNA contains:
- the LOC120930717 gene encoding olfactory receptor 154-like, with protein sequence MSYDRYLAICKPLHYNSIMNQSNCIKSVIIIWLLGFTITLAHSISLCSLYYCGPNIIHHFFCDFVPILELSCSDTSWLHYDIYVLGFFCIVAPFIVIVISYIYIVITILKIKSITGRKKAFTTCSSHLTVVCIFYGTIIAVYLFPTKGQLEILNKVLSLFYTVMTPLLNPIIYTIRNKDFKKATEKIKYFF encoded by the coding sequence ATGTCCTATGACCGGTATTTGGCCATATGTAAGCCTCTGCATTACAACTCTATAATGAACCAATCAAATTGCATTAAATCAGTGATTATCATTTGGTTACTGGGTTTTACAATAACATTGGCTCATTCAATTTCTTTGTGCAGTTTATACTACTGTGGACCAAACATCATTCATCACTTCTTCTGTGACTTTGTACCAATACTTGAGCTTTCCTGCTCCGATACTTCATGGCTCCATTATGATATCTATGTATTAGGTTTCTTCTGTATTGTAGCACCTTTTATAGTAATTGTTATATCGTATATCTATATTGTTATAACCATCCTCAAAATTAAATCAATTACAGGAAGAAAGAAAGCCTTCACCACCTGCAGCTCTCACTTGACCGTAGTGTGCATTTTTTATGGGACTATAATTGCTGTGTATTTGTTTCCAACAAAAGGACAGCTGGAAATTCTGAACAAGGTCCTCTCTCTCTTTTACACTGTAATGACTCCATTGCTTAATCCAATCATATACACAATCAGGAACAAGGATTTTAAAAAAGCCactgaaaaaattaaatattttttttaa